In one Musa acuminata AAA Group cultivar baxijiao chromosome BXJ2-5, Cavendish_Baxijiao_AAA, whole genome shotgun sequence genomic region, the following are encoded:
- the LOC135612483 gene encoding uncharacterized protein LOC135612483 gives MAQDFTLQEEEDEVFFDSRDYVSSVSDSCPGSLADNGLFPEDQFISWPRVVPQVWIKDPVSVRERRDKFMKIFGVDMMNSSPEESDSPDEELKVDGDIEPDIGRVMSDYGAVLRSPCSGGNCSMSSLSNEEMGASCSVNNLGEDGSLRSLHEVGYNRSSTLHELERNFGPSSLTQQLMRKEDDASIISKKSVERTKIGWLRRLGAAACMLDRQGDKCSSNFSNFCRGGSTKTQRVKVHPYKKRSKELSAVYKRQDFKAHNGAILTMKFSPDGQYLATGGEDGVVRVWYVTECERTDEKDILGDDPSCIYFTVNDTSELTPLYVDEEKKLKSRSTRITSDPVCVVIPPEAFQLSEEPLHEFHGHDGDVLDISWSNNKCLLSSSMDKTVRMWQVGSEDCVKIFPHNDYVTCVQFNPINEAYFISGSVDGKVRIWEISVCRVVGWVDTREIVTAVCYRPDGKGAVIGTLAGNCRFYDASDNHLQLDAQVSLQGKKKSSKRITGFQFCPSNPHKLMVSSADSQIRIFDGIDVVSKFKCIQNSGSQVSASFTADGQHIFSASEDSNVYMWSHHASDVAPTSHHVKSTWSSERFISSNASIVIPWCGLQCRKSGTNTSEVPHLQKDVFRENAGLLGYDFNCHIKDLIGKYTLNLSPSSCFSLSHEFLESLRKSSATWPEEKLPSNFVASTFYKSHYKSLKTFRQTTSHAWGQVIVAAGSDGWIRSYQNYGLPQHL, from the exons GTTCTTCGACTCGAGAGACTACGTCTCGTCTGTCTCCGATTCGTGTCCCGGAAGCCTGGCGGATAATGGTTTGTTCCCTGAAGACCAATTCATCAGTTGGCCACGGGTTGTTCCCCAGGTCTGGATCAAGGATCCTGTCAGCGTGAGGGAACGGCGGGACAAGTTCATGAAAATTTTTGGTGTGGATATGATGAACAGCTCCCCTGAAGAATCAGATAGTCCTGATGAAGAGCTAAAGGTGGATGGTGATATTGAGCCGGATATTGGTAGGGTCATGTCAGACTATGGTGCTGTGCTAAGAAGCCCTTGTTCAGGGGGCAATTGTTCTATGTCCAGCTTGTCCAATGAGGAGATGGGTGCATCATGCAGTGTGAATAATTTAGGCGAAGATGGTAGCTTAAGAAGCCTTCATGAAGTTGGTTATAATAGGAGTTCAACACTTCATGAACTTGAGAGAAATTTTGGTCCATCATCCTTGACCCAGCAGCTTATGAGGAAAGAAGATGATGCATCAATCATATCTAAGAAGTCAGTAGAAAGGACAAAGATTGGATGGCTCAGAAGATTGGGTGCTGCTGCTTGCATGTTGGATAGGCAAGGGGACAAGTGTAGTTCCAATTTTTCTAACTTTTGCAGGGGTGGAAGTACTAAGACTCAAAGGGTCAAAGTCCATCCTTACAAGAAGCGATCAAAGGAATTATCTGCAGTCTACAAGCGGCAAGATTTCAAAGCCCATAATGGTGCCATCTTAACCATGAAGTTTAGCCCCGATGGTCAGTATTTAGCTACCGGAGGTGAAGATGGAGTTGTGCGTGTGTGGTATGTAACGGAATGTGAAAGAACAGATGAAAAAGACATTCTTGGAGATGATCCTTCATGCATATACTTCACAGTGAATGACACTTCTGAGTTAACTCCTCTCTACGTTGACGAAGAGAAAAAATTGAAGTCCAGAAGCACAAGAATAACTTCAGATCCAGTGTGTGTTGTCATTCCTCCTGAAGCTTTTCAGTTGTCTGAGGAACCACTTCATGAGTTCCATGGGCATGATGGGGATGTTTTGGATATTTCATGGTCAAATAATAAG TGCTTACTATCATCATCTATGGACAAAACTGTTCGCATGTGGCAAGTTGGTTCCGAAGACTGTGTCAAAATATTCCCTCACAATGATTACG TGACATGTGTGCAGTTTAATCCTATAAATGAGGCCTACTTCATCAGTGGCTCCGTTGATGGTAAAGTTCGTATATGGGAAATTTCAGTATGTCGTGTTGTGGGTTGGGTTGATACTAGAGAAATAGTCACTGCAGTTTGCTACCGTCCTGATGGAAAG GGAGCAGTTATTGGCACCTTGGCAGGCAATTGCCGCTTTTATGATGCATCAG ATAATCATCTGCAGCTAGATGCTCAGGTCTCCTTGCAGGGCAAAAAGAAGTCCTCAAAAAGGATAACAGGATTTCAG TTTTGCCCAAGCAATCCTCACAAACTGATGGTATCTTCTGCTGACTCACAAATCCGAATTTTTGATGGCATTGATGTGGTTTCGAAATTCAAGT GTATCCAGAACTCTGGAAGTCAGGTCTCTGCATCCTTCACTGCAGATGGACAGCATATCTTTTCTGCCAGTGAAGACTCCAATGTTTACATGTGGAGCCATCATGCTAGCGATGTGGCACCCACATCTCACCACGTGAAGAGCACCTGGTCTAGTGAGCGGTTCATTTCGAGCAATGCATCTATTGTGATACCCTGGTGTGGTCTGCAGTGCAGAAAATCAGGAACAAACACCTCTGAGGTCCCCCATTTGCAAAAGGATGTCTTCAGGGAGAATGCTGGGCTCCTAGGATATGACTTTAATTGTCATATAAAAGATTTGATTGGTAAATACACCTTGAATTTATCGCCTTCCAGTTGTTTCTCTCTGAGCCATGAGTTCTTGGAGTCTCTGCGGAAGAGCTCTGCAACTTGGCCAGAGGAGAAACTTCCCTCAAACTTTGTTGCATCTACCTTCTACAAGTCCCACTACAAGTCCCTGAAGACTTTTCGCCAGACCACCTCACATGCCTGGGGTCAGGTTATAGTTGCTGCTGGATCAGATGGATGGATCAGATCTTACCAGAATTATGGAT